From Populus trichocarpa isolate Nisqually-1 chromosome 19, P.trichocarpa_v4.1, whole genome shotgun sequence, a single genomic window includes:
- the LOC7467403 gene encoding transcription factor bHLH81 isoform X1: MQPTPAGSSNTSAGGGSAGGGGGGGIARFRSAPATWIEALLGEEEEDPLKQSQNLTELLTSNTPSSRDSVPFNASSAAVEPGLFEPVGGFQRQNSSPTDFLRSSGIGSDQGYFSSYGNASNYEYMTPNMDVSPSDKRAREVELQNPSARYPPPPSKGEQTGPLRASSLIEMEMDKLLEDSVPCRVRAKRGCATHPRSIAERVRRTRISDRIRKLQELVPNMDKQTNTADMLDEALAYVKFLQRQIQELTEQQRKCKCIAKE, from the exons ACACTAGTGCTGGTGGCGGTAGCGCTGGTGGCGGTGGAGGTGGAGGGATTGCTAGGTTTCGTTCAGCACCAGCCACATGGATAGAAGCACTtcttggagaagaagaagaggaccCATTAAAGCAAAGTCAGAACTTGACTGAGTTACTTACTTCAAACACACCTTCAAGTAGAGATTCAGTGCCTTTTAATGCTTCTAGTGCTGCTGTTGAACCGGGTTTGTTTGAACCGGTTGGTGGTTTTCAAAGGCAAAATAGCTCTCCAACTGATTTTCTTCGGAGTTCTGGGATCGGAAGTGATCAAGGGTATTTTTCTAGTTACGGAAATGCTTCAAATTATGAGTATATGACGCCAAATATGGATGTTTCGCCTTCTGATAAAAGAGCTAGAGAGGTTGAGTTGCAAAACCCTTCTGCGAGATATCCACCTCCTCCGTCG AAAGGAGAGCAAACTGGGCCTTTAAGGGCATCTAGTTTGATAGAAATGGAGATGGATAAGCTTTTGGAGGATTCAGTGCCTTGCAGGGTTCGTGCGAAGCGTGGCTGTGCTACGCATCCTCGGAGTATTGCAGAGAGG GTTCGGAGAACTCGAATCAGTGACCGCATAAGGAAACTTCAGGAACTTGTTCCAAATATGGATAAG CAAACAAACACTGCTGATATGTTAGACGAGGCTTTAGCGTATGTTAAGTTTCTTCAAAGGCAGATTCAG GAACTCACGGAACAGCAAAGAAAATGCAAATGCATAGCTAAAGAATAA
- the LOC7467403 gene encoding transcription factor bHLH81 isoform X2, giving the protein MQPTPAGSSNTSAGGGSAGGGGGGGIARFRSAPATWIEALLGEEEEDPLKQSQNLTELLTSNTPSSRDSVPFNASSAAVEPGLFEPVGGFQRQNSSPTDFLRSSGIGSDQGYFSSYGNASNYEYMTPNMDVSPSDKRAREVELQNPSARYPPPPSKGEQTGPLRASSLIEMEMDKLLEDSVPCRVRAKRGCATHPRSIAERVRRTRISDRIRKLQELVPNMDKGF; this is encoded by the exons ACACTAGTGCTGGTGGCGGTAGCGCTGGTGGCGGTGGAGGTGGAGGGATTGCTAGGTTTCGTTCAGCACCAGCCACATGGATAGAAGCACTtcttggagaagaagaagaggaccCATTAAAGCAAAGTCAGAACTTGACTGAGTTACTTACTTCAAACACACCTTCAAGTAGAGATTCAGTGCCTTTTAATGCTTCTAGTGCTGCTGTTGAACCGGGTTTGTTTGAACCGGTTGGTGGTTTTCAAAGGCAAAATAGCTCTCCAACTGATTTTCTTCGGAGTTCTGGGATCGGAAGTGATCAAGGGTATTTTTCTAGTTACGGAAATGCTTCAAATTATGAGTATATGACGCCAAATATGGATGTTTCGCCTTCTGATAAAAGAGCTAGAGAGGTTGAGTTGCAAAACCCTTCTGCGAGATATCCACCTCCTCCGTCG AAAGGAGAGCAAACTGGGCCTTTAAGGGCATCTAGTTTGATAGAAATGGAGATGGATAAGCTTTTGGAGGATTCAGTGCCTTGCAGGGTTCGTGCGAAGCGTGGCTGTGCTACGCATCCTCGGAGTATTGCAGAGAGG GTTCGGAGAACTCGAATCAGTGACCGCATAAGGAAACTTCAGGAACTTGTTCCAAATATGGATAAG GGTTTCTGA
- the LOC7475785 gene encoding FT-interacting protein 7, with the protein MAKLVVEVHDACDLMPKDGHGSASPFVEVHFDEQRQRTQTKPRELNPIWNEKFSFNVNNPRDLPSKTIEVVVYNDRKGGHHKNFLGHVRISGNSVPLLSDSEAIDLQRYPLEKRGLFSHIKGDIALKIYAVHDGNHYPPPPTNAGNFETEATPAFQEINTNKLQAEDAIGDHEKKNKKKRKDKEVRTFHSIGTATGGPAAAAPPLVSSGFGFETHVMKEKAPTVETRTDFARAGPPTAMHMHMPKQNPEFLLVETSPPVAARMRYRGGDKMACAYDLVEQMRYLYVSVVKAKDLPAMDVSGSLDPYVEVKLGNYKGKTKYLEKNQSPVWKQNFAFSKDRLQSNLLEVTVKDKDFVTKDDFVGRVFFDLSEVPLRVPPDSPLAPQWYRLEDKRRIKTRGEIMLAVWMGTQADESFPEAWHSDAHDISHTNLANTRSKVYFSPKLYYLRVQIIEAQDLIPSDKGRMLEVSVKVQLGNQGRVTRSLQTRTINPIWNDELMFVASEPFEDFIIVSVEDRIGPGKDEILGRVILSVRDIPERLETHKFPDPRWFNLFKPSLAQEEGEKKKEKFSSKILLRLCLDAGYHVLDEATHFSSDLQPSSKHLRKPSIGILELGILSARNLLPMKGKDGRTTDAYCAAKYGNKWVRTRTILNTLNPRWNEQYTWEVYDPCTVITLGVFDNCHINGSKDDSRDQRIGKVRIRLSTLETHRIYTHYYPLLVLTPSGLRKHGELHLALRFTCTAWVNMVTQYGKPLLPKMHYVQPISVKHIDWLRHQAMQIVAARLSRAEPPLRREVVEYMVDVDYHMWSLRRSKANFLRIMSLLSGITAACKWYNDICNWRNPITTCLVHVLLFILVCYPELILPTIFLYLFVIGLWNYRFRPRHPPHMDTRLSQADNAHPDELDEEFDSFPASRPSDIVRMRYDRLRSVAGRVQTVVGDLASQGERAQALLSWRDPRATAIFILFSLIWAVFIYVTPFQVVAVLVGLYLLRHPRFRSKMPAVPVNFFKRLPSKTDILL; encoded by the coding sequence ATGGCCAAACTAGTAGTAGAAGTTCATGATGCATGTGACCTTATGCCCAAAGATGGCCACGGTTCAGCTAGTCCTTTTGTGGAAGTACACTTTGATGAACAAAGACAAAGGACTCAAACCAAGCCTAGAGAACTTAACCCTATTTGGAATGAGAAGTTTTCTTTCAATGTAAACAATCCTAGAGATCTTCCCAGCAAGACCATTGAAGTTGTTGTGTACAATGATCGAAAAGGCGGTCACCACAAGAACTTTCTTGGCCATGTTAGAATCTCTGGAAATTCTGTGCCTTTATTATCCGACTCCGAGGCCATTGATCTTCAGAGATACCCTCTTGAGAAACGTGGCCTTTTCTCGCATATCAAAGGTGATATAGCACTCAAGATTTATGCAGTCCATGATGGTAACCACTATCCTCCTCCCCCAACAAATGCTGGCAATTTTGAAACTGAAGCAACTCCAGCATTCCAAGAAATCAACACCAACAAGCTTCAAGCAGAAGATGCCATTGGTGATCatgagaagaagaataagaagaaaaggaaggataAAGAAGTTAGGACTTTTCATTCTATAGGGACTGCAACTGGAGGTCCTGCCGCTGCCGCTCCACCTCTTGTATCTTCCGGGTTCGGGTTTGAGACTCATGTTATGAAAGAAAAGGCTCCTACAGTTGAGACAAGAACTGATTTTGCTCGAGCTGGGCCACCTACTGCAATGCATATGCATATGCCAAAGCAGAATCCGGAATTCTTGTTGGTAGAGACCAGTCCACCGGTTGCTGCCCGTATGCGATACAGAGGAGGGGACAAGATGGCATGTGCTTATGATTTGGTGGAGCAGATGCGTTACTTGTATGTGAGTGTGGTTAAGGCCAAAGATCTTCCTGCTATGGATGTTTCTGGGAGTCTTGATCCATATGTTGAAGTCAAGCTTGGGAACTATAAAGGCAAGACTAAATACTTGGAGAAGAACCAAAGCCCGGTTTGGAAGCAAAATTTTGCATTCTCAAAGGATAGATTGCAGTCCAATTTACTTGAAGTTACGGTGAAGGATAAGGATTTTGTCACCAAGGATGATTTTGTGGGCAGAGTGTTTTTTGATTTATCTGAAGTCCCTCTTCGCGTGCCCCCAGATAGTCCATTGGCTCCTCAGTGGTACAGATTGGAGGACAAGAGGCGGATAAAGACAAGAGGAGAGATTATGCTTGCAGTTTGGATGGGAACACAGGCTGATGAGTCATTTCCTGAAGCATGGCATAGTGATGCTCATGACATTAGTCATACAAACCTTGCCAACACACGATCGAAGGTATACTTTTCGCCGAAGCTGTATTACCTTAGAGTTCAAATCATCGAAGCTCAAGATCTTATCCCCTCCGATAAGGGTCGCATGCTGGAAGTGTCCGTAAAAGTTCAACTTGGTAATCAGGGAAGGGTCACTAGGTCTTTGCAGACGCGAACCATCAATCCAATTTGGAATGATGAGCTTATGTTTGTTGCATCTGAGCCTTTTGAGGATTTCATAATTGTGTCTGTTGAGGACAGGATAGGACCAGGCAAGGATGAGATACTTGGAAGGGTGATTTTATCAGTTAGGGATATCCCAGAAAGACTTGAGACTCACAAGTTCCCGGATCCTCGCTGGTTTAATCTCTTCAAGCCTTCATTGGCACAAGAGGAAggtgagaagaagaaagagaaattcTCAAGCAAGATCCTGCTCCGTCTCTGTCTAGATGCAGGGTATCATGTTCTTGACGAGGCTACACATTTTAGCAGTGATCTACAACCATCATCCAAGCACCTTAGGAAGCCAAGTATTGGTATCCTTGAACTTGGGATTCTCAGTGCACGAAATTTGCTACCAATGAAGGGGAAGGATGGTAGGACCACTGATGCATATTGTGCGGCGAAGTATGGCAACAAATGGGTTCGAACCAGAACAATTCTCAATACTCTGAATCCTCGTTGGAATGAACAGTATACTTGGGAAGTTTATGATCCTTGCACTGTGATCACCCTTGGTGTCTTTGACAATTGCCATATTAATGGAAGCAAAGATGATTCAAGAGATCAGAGAATTGGGAAGGTAAGGATTCGGCTATCAACATTGGAAACCCATCGAATATATACACATTACTACCCGTTGCTAGTTCTTACCCCCTCTGGATTAAGGAAGCATGGGGAACTTCACTTGGCATTGAGGTTTACATGCACAGCTTGGGTTAATATGGTGACTCAATATGGCAAGCCATTGCTTCCCAAAATGCATTATGTCCAACCAATTTCTGTTAAGCACATTGATTGGCTTCGCCACCAGGCAATGCAGATAGTGGCAGCAAGGCTATCAAGAGCTGAGCCACCTCTTAGGCGTGAGGTTGTGGAGTACATGGTGGATGTGGATTACCATATGTGGAGCTTGAGGAGAAGCAAAGCTAATTTTCTTCGCATAATGTCGCTGCTTTCAGGGATCACCGCTGCCTGTAAATGGTACAATGACATTTGCAACTGGAGAAATCCAATAACAACATGTCTCGTGCACGTTCTGTTATTTATTCTGGTTTGTTATCCAGAGTTGATACTGCCCACAATTTTCCTCTATCTGTTTGTGATTGGGTTATGGAATTATCGGTTCAGGCCAAGGCACCCACCACACATGGATACTAGGCTTTCACAGGCAGACAATGCGCATCCAGATGAACTTGATGAGGAATTTGATTCATTCCCAGCATCCCGGCCATCAGATATTGTGAGGATGAGATATGATAGGCTGAGAAGTGTTGCCGGTAGGGTGCAGACAGTGGTTGGAGATTTGGCAAGCCAGGGGGAAAGAGCTCAGGCACTACTCAGTTGGAGGGACCCAAGGGCGACGGCAATCTTTATCCTCTTTTCATTAATCTGGGCTGTGTTTATTTATGTCACTCCATTCCAGGTAGTGGCAGTGCTGGTTGGACTCTACTTGCTTCGACATCCCAGGTTCAGGAGCAAGATGCCCGCTGTGCCTGTCAACTTCTTCAAGAGATTACCGTCCAAAACAGATATATTACTATGA